The Natronobacterium texcoconense genome includes the window TCATCGCTAGTGAGGGCGACCTCTTTGACCGACTCGATCAGGCGCTGGACGAGTGGGTGGGCGATGTCCAGCATCTCGGCGTCATCGTCTTCCGCTGCTCGGTTGGGTTCAAAGGTCACTCGTTCGTAGTGATCTTCGACGTCTCGACCCCGGAGTTCGTCTGTGGTGATCTCGATCTCGTAGGTGCCGTCGGCGTTCATGGAGCGATCGCAGTCGAACAAATCAAGTCCGCTGTTGACGAACTCCTTGAGGGCATCAGGTCCGCCCAGCATTTTCTGTGTCTTGTCCCGCCGCTCCTTGACCTCCGAGAGGTCGACCTCTGTGTGGTTGTAGAAGGACTCGTCTTTGATCCGATCAAGGAGCTCGTCGTCGAACGCGCTCTCCTCAACGACATCCTGCCCATCGTCAGTGAAGTCCTGGAGCGTGTACTGGGGCATGATGTGCTGGATTTCGTCGTCGTCCAGCAACTGAAGGACCCCTTCATCGTCGCCGAGATACGGCGGCGAGAATCCGTACTCGCTCCGGATCTCCTGGGCCTTCTTGATCAACTTGGTAAGGACGGTCCGGTCCATCGGATCGTTGACAACCATTGTCCGGATATAGACGGTCTCCGCCTTCTGGCCGTAGCGGTCAACACGACCGTTGCGCTGTTCCAGCCGGTTCGGATTCCACGGGAGTTCGTAGTGGATGACCTGGTTTGCGGCGTATTGGAGGTTCATCCCCTCGCTGATAACATCTGTTGCAATGAGCACGCCACGCTCGGCATCGGCGAACTCCTGAAACCGTTCGTTACGTTCGGCCTCGCCAAGTTCGCCGTAGAGCGTATGGACGCTGACCCGATCGCCGAACTCGTCACGGACGTGTTCTTCGAGGTACTCCAGTGTGTCCACGTATTTCGTGAAGATGATCGTCCCGCCGCTGTTGAATCGGGCCGGGAGGGTCTGGTCGAGCAGCTGCTGGAGTTTGCTGTCACGGGTTTTCGTGATGCGTTCGGCTGCCTCGAGGGTTTCCTCGAGTGTTTCCAGCTCGATTTCAATCGCATGTCGGTCTCCAGTGACGACCCGTTCGACACGTTCCCCAAGTTCAGTTTCAGAGTATTCCTCACCAGGGTCACTGTCCAATGCGTTCGCCTGGGCCATCTCTTCGGAGATTCCAGCAGTCTCCTCAATCACATCGTCATCGGACTCGAGTTCATTGAGACGATCGGTGAGCTTGTCCTTCCGGTTGCGTAGCGACCGGCGCAGTGCTTCGGGACTTGAAAGGGCTCGCTTGAGGAAGTGGATGACGGTCCACTGGGCGAGTGTGCGGTTATCGGAGTGCTTGGCTGCTTCGACCAGTGCATCCCCGTAGTCTCGGACAGCGTCGTATGTGGTCGTCTCGTAGTCGGTTGGGTCTACATCGACCGTTTGCTGATCACGGTCCGGGAACGGGTTTTCGTCGTCGTCACCGAACCACTCTTCAACGTCTTCCCGTCGCCGCTGGACGACGTGGCGCTTTGCGATCTCGCGGTTGATCTGTGGGTCATGCAGGTCCCCTGAGACGATGTCTGGGTTGACCATATTCAGCAGGCTCGCGTAGCTGTCGGTGTACCCGTTATGCGGCGTCGCGGTCAGCAGGAGAGCATGCGTTGACGCGTCCGTGATATCTTGGGCGAACTCCCACCGCTGTTTCGAGGGGCTCACAGTCGCGGACACCGTGTGCGGACGGGCCGCCTGGTGGGCTTCGTCGATGATAACCATGTCCCAGTCCTGGCTCAGGATCTGGTTCCGGATGTGAGACTGCTTAGCGTAGTCGATCGAGACGATATGCTTCGAGTAGTAATCCCAGACACTGGTTCCCGGCGGAACATCTTTTTCCATTGCTTTCCGACTCCGGCGGTCGGTGATCTGGGCGTTGATGTGGAAGAAATGTTCAAAGGTCTCTCGCCACTGGTCACGTAGGTTCGCCGGTGTGACGATCAGGATGCGGTCGGCCCGATTCCGTGCCAGCAACTCGCTGGTGATCAGCCCTGCTTCGATCGTCTTCCCAAGCCCAACGTCGTCAGCCAGTAGCAGGCGTACCTCGGGCATGTCTAGGGCCATGACGACCGGTGTCAGCTGGTACTCGGTGGGAATCACTCGCGAGCGCTGGAGGCTCATCAGTGGAGCTGTCCCATGCAGCATCGACAGCCGGTTAGACTGAATTAGGAGATCCTGGAACTGCGGGTTCCCCATGCGGTCGATACCCGGTGCGGGTAGGCTGCCCTTCTCGATATTTTCAATGGGGGCGTAGAAACGGTGGGTCGTGGTCGGGCCGTCAAGTGCCGTCGCAGCGACTACCTGCCCGTCGACGCCGTCGACACGCCAGAGACGATTCCGGTTCCGGATGACCTCGCCCGGCAGGAGATTGCTCGTGTCCACACTCATACTGTGTCACGCTCAGCAGTGGTGAGAGAATTCTGGAGCATCTGTGGGATTAGAGGGAAATGTAAACGCAAGTACTTATAAATTGTCCTGTTCCTACACGATAACCTGGAGACGGGATCGTGGGTAATCGTCTAGTCAGCAGAGGTGAATTTATAAGCCTTGACACCACCTCTGTATGCAATGGCGCCTGGTATCGTCCTCGCTTCTGCGACTAGTCCGACAGAACAGGCCGTTTTTGACGAACTCGTCTATCAGGGTGTCGAACGCGCTCGACTCAGTTCGTATCGCCCCCCGGGAAACGATCAAATCGTTCACTCGTGGCCGCTGCCACTCGCCGATCATGTTGATACATCTGGCCTCACTGCCGGTGATTACGTTCTCTTCTATCGCGGTCGTAATCGTTACAGCTGGGCGGCCAAAGTCAAAACAGTCGAGAACGATACCAACGAGATCGGCGATGTTCTCACAGGACTCGTTTCTAATCAAGGATCAGAGAAAATCAAGCCCAGTGACGAGTTTAGCGATGCTGTTCTGTTCCTAGATATTCCAGTCCCGATCGAACTCGAGAGCTACCGGTTGCATGATCTCCTCGGAATCGACCAAGAGGCACTGACGCGAACTGTTATTCCGAATGACGACGCTGTCAAAAACCTTCGAGACGAGTTCGGCTCCCTCGAAGAGATGATCCGGACCACTCGAGAGACTCCCTCGGTTTTCATCGAGGTCACATCAGTCAATGATAAACCGTACAAAAAGCCAAACGGGGAGTTCCCCCTGGGATCGGCAGTGTTCTCTCGTAGTGAGGATTCTGACGGTCGCCAGATCTATGAAACCCTTCGTGATCCAGAAGTAGGAGACCTCGTTCTCCATGTCCGAAAAGACAGCCGGGAGCTTGCTG containing:
- a CDS encoding helicase-related protein, producing the protein MSVDTSNLLPGEVIRNRNRLWRVDGVDGQVVAATALDGPTTTHRFYAPIENIEKGSLPAPGIDRMGNPQFQDLLIQSNRLSMLHGTAPLMSLQRSRVIPTEYQLTPVVMALDMPEVRLLLADDVGLGKTIEAGLITSELLARNRADRILIVTPANLRDQWRETFEHFFHINAQITDRRSRKAMEKDVPPGTSVWDYYSKHIVSIDYAKQSHIRNQILSQDWDMVIIDEAHQAARPHTVSATVSPSKQRWEFAQDITDASTHALLLTATPHNGYTDSYASLLNMVNPDIVSGDLHDPQINREIAKRHVVQRRREDVEEWFGDDDENPFPDRDQQTVDVDPTDYETTTYDAVRDYGDALVEAAKHSDNRTLAQWTVIHFLKRALSSPEALRRSLRNRKDKLTDRLNELESDDDVIEETAGISEEMAQANALDSDPGEEYSETELGERVERVVTGDRHAIEIELETLEETLEAAERITKTRDSKLQQLLDQTLPARFNSGGTIIFTKYVDTLEYLEEHVRDEFGDRVSVHTLYGELGEAERNERFQEFADAERGVLIATDVISEGMNLQYAANQVIHYELPWNPNRLEQRNGRVDRYGQKAETVYIRTMVVNDPMDRTVLTKLIKKAQEIRSEYGFSPPYLGDDEGVLQLLDDDEIQHIMPQYTLQDFTDDGQDVVEESAFDDELLDRIKDESFYNHTEVDLSEVKERRDKTQKMLGGPDALKEFVNSGLDLFDCDRSMNADGTYEIEITTDELRGRDVEDHYERVTFEPNRAAEDDDAEMLDIAHPLVQRLIESVKEVALTSDDRYGRTAMRGTDAVDAPTAVYTYKIRYFAHTGDEPTVMEELVQLGLPLYGDKPLSAEELETLQDAESTAANRTEEEWRRDLEQAVNHDSLEDAIRDQADQRRSEIEAERREMRESLQEAGYGESMTGIDNLSVASRDLLTIGLNYPSQ